Proteins from a single region of Desulfolutivibrio sulfoxidireducens:
- a CDS encoding DUF3987 domain-containing protein produces the protein MTINLNGAGPQGRAKSNNSAADPVRDFEAVLHEHGLVVDQVIPDGALHRCGTSGKERGKDGAYTYHPDHPASGWYQNYRTGDVGNWTSTDGARLTPEERAAMKGRVERDRAARQAEEARRHAEARDKAKAIYEACPPCPADHPYLTKKGVAPVDGLRLARDGRIVMPVLDEHGEIISLQFIGHAPGKDRDKDFLAGGQVAGGYFVVKGGKDPLYIAEGLATGLTVHEATGQSVLVAFNCGNLKAVASMAREKYPAREIIIAADNDHKTDGNPGVTKATEAARAVKGKVVVPRFVDPSTGTDFNDLATAEGVEVVKAQLAEAREPDPEVVADQPDWPAPIPFDEHLPPPIPPDLIPGVIKGFALAVAESIQVPFELALCSALGALAVAAQRKFRIEVKDGYSEGLNIYALCPLPPGERKSSTVEECKRPLVEWQKQARMEAAEHIQAAESERKTLEKVIESKRTAAARAKTPEARREAIEEIKALERELPEVAAWPRLLADDFTPEALGALMEKCGERIGLLEAEGGIFDTLAGRYSNGVPNLDAVLKFWSGESCQIDRRGREAVYLDNPHLTLVISPQPDVVRGLADKPGFRGRGLIGRFLYFMPQSRLGYRRGETSPIPWAIADAWKATVSRILSLPWTVGEHGKDTAHVVSLEPGAYAQWKEFAGAVETELRPGGEFEHMTDWAGKFPGQAVRLAGLFHVAVDPEPHRHPLAGDTMRAALLVAGILAEHAKAAYSLMGSNPAMECARSILRWIVRDHVERFTGRDALRIVRGRFSTMEMVNPGLALLEERAFIRQTDAASRNGPGRKPSAVYVVNPLTWR, from the coding sequence ATGACCATCAACTTAAACGGTGCCGGACCCCAGGGCCGAGCAAAGAGCAACAATTCAGCCGCCGATCCCGTCCGTGACTTCGAAGCCGTCCTCCACGAGCATGGGCTGGTGGTGGATCAGGTCATCCCTGACGGTGCGCTCCACCGTTGCGGCACGTCGGGCAAAGAGCGCGGGAAGGACGGGGCATACACCTACCATCCCGACCATCCGGCGTCCGGCTGGTATCAAAATTACCGGACGGGCGACGTGGGGAACTGGACCTCCACGGACGGGGCGAGATTGACCCCCGAGGAACGGGCCGCCATGAAAGGCCGCGTCGAGCGCGACAGGGCCGCCAGACAGGCGGAAGAGGCCCGACGCCATGCCGAGGCCCGGGACAAGGCGAAGGCCATCTACGAGGCCTGCCCGCCCTGCCCGGCGGATCATCCATACCTGACCAAAAAGGGCGTTGCCCCGGTGGACGGCCTCCGGCTTGCCCGGGATGGGCGGATCGTGATGCCGGTCCTCGACGAGCACGGGGAGATAATCTCCCTTCAATTCATCGGCCATGCCCCGGGGAAAGACCGGGACAAGGATTTCTTGGCTGGTGGGCAGGTGGCGGGTGGATATTTCGTCGTCAAGGGGGGCAAAGACCCGCTCTACATCGCGGAGGGCCTTGCAACGGGATTGACCGTACATGAGGCGACGGGGCAATCCGTGCTGGTGGCCTTCAACTGCGGCAATCTCAAGGCCGTGGCCTCCATGGCGAGGGAGAAGTATCCGGCCCGGGAAATCATCATCGCGGCGGACAACGATCACAAAACCGACGGCAATCCCGGCGTGACCAAGGCAACCGAGGCCGCCCGCGCCGTCAAAGGCAAGGTGGTCGTGCCCCGGTTCGTGGACCCGAGCACCGGGACCGACTTCAACGACCTGGCTACCGCCGAGGGCGTGGAAGTGGTCAAGGCGCAACTGGCCGAGGCCAGGGAACCGGACCCGGAGGTGGTGGCCGATCAACCCGACTGGCCCGCCCCGATCCCGTTTGACGAACACCTCCCGCCCCCGATCCCGCCGGACCTGATTCCCGGGGTCATCAAGGGCTTCGCGCTGGCCGTGGCCGAATCCATTCAGGTGCCCTTCGAGCTTGCCCTTTGCAGCGCATTGGGAGCCCTGGCCGTGGCGGCACAACGCAAGTTCCGCATCGAGGTCAAGGACGGCTATTCCGAAGGACTGAATATCTACGCCCTGTGCCCCCTGCCGCCCGGAGAGAGAAAATCCTCCACGGTGGAGGAGTGCAAACGCCCGCTGGTCGAATGGCAGAAGCAGGCCCGTATGGAAGCCGCCGAGCATATCCAGGCCGCCGAATCCGAGCGTAAAACGCTCGAAAAGGTCATCGAATCCAAACGAACTGCTGCAGCTCGGGCGAAAACCCCTGAGGCAAGGCGTGAGGCCATCGAGGAAATCAAGGCCCTGGAACGAGAACTACCCGAGGTGGCCGCATGGCCTCGCCTTCTGGCGGATGATTTCACGCCGGAAGCCCTTGGTGCGCTTATGGAAAAGTGCGGGGAGCGCATCGGGCTTCTTGAGGCCGAGGGCGGTATCTTCGACACCCTGGCCGGGCGCTATTCCAACGGTGTTCCGAACCTCGACGCCGTTTTGAAATTCTGGTCCGGCGAGTCCTGCCAGATCGACCGCCGTGGACGGGAGGCGGTTTACCTGGACAACCCCCACCTGACGCTGGTCATTTCCCCTCAACCGGACGTGGTGCGTGGCCTCGCGGATAAGCCTGGCTTCCGGGGACGTGGCCTTATCGGACGTTTCCTCTACTTCATGCCGCAAAGCCGTTTGGGGTACCGGAGGGGGGAAACCTCCCCGATCCCGTGGGCGATTGCCGACGCCTGGAAGGCTACCGTGTCCCGGATTTTGTCCCTTCCGTGGACGGTGGGCGAACACGGCAAGGACACGGCCCATGTGGTGAGCCTGGAACCGGGTGCCTATGCCCAATGGAAGGAATTCGCCGGGGCGGTGGAGACAGAACTACGCCCCGGAGGCGAGTTCGAGCACATGACCGATTGGGCCGGAAAGTTCCCGGGACAGGCCGTGCGGCTGGCGGGTCTGTTTCATGTGGCCGTGGACCCGGAACCGCATCGGCATCCCCTCGCTGGCGACACGATGAGGGCCGCCTTGTTAGTGGCCGGAATCCTGGCCGAACACGCCAAGGCCGCTTACTCGCTCATGGGGTCAAACCCCGCGATGGAGTGCGCCCGGTCCATCCTGCGGTGGATTGTCCGCGACCATGTGGAGCGATTCACCGGGCGGGATGCGCTGCGGATCGTGAGGGGGCGCTTCTCCACCATGGAGATGGTCAACCCGGGGCTAGCGCTTTTGGAGGAAAGGGCCTTCATCCGTCAGACTGACGCCGCCTCCCGCAACGGCCCCGGGCGGAAGCCGAGCGCGGTCTATGTGGTCAACCCCCTGACGTGGAGGTGA
- a CDS encoding tyrosine-type recombinase/integrase has protein sequence MRRLKEAARTGQGPVTLREKRQKAQEHRIEEAERNISLADYWTAHYAPYASQEKRPETWRGEERGFRVWLAPRFGALPLRNIRPRDLESLRQAMREAGKSPRTIQHVFATFRAVWVHGKRWGLLDGEPPTKGVELGRIDNGRHRFLSPAQLQALLAEVARRDPNAWEFVLAAAHTGARLAELAALAWGCVDLDERTLTLVHTKTGKPRAFPMTPQLAAVLEKKPRGEPGELVFTNSEGGRWKLMPTNFRKALVALGFNDGREDRRERIVFHSLRHTAASLMLAAGVDIRTIMALFGWSTMAMLTRYTHPGDEAKARAVAALGVAVEAKPGRVTPFRKRVEG, from the coding sequence TTGCGGCGACTGAAAGAGGCGGCCCGCACCGGGCAGGGGCCTGTCACGCTTCGGGAGAAGCGCCAGAAGGCCCAGGAACACCGGATCGAGGAGGCGGAGCGCAACATCTCCCTGGCCGACTACTGGACCGCCCACTATGCGCCCTACGCATCCCAGGAGAAGCGCCCGGAGACATGGCGCGGCGAGGAGAGGGGCTTTCGCGTCTGGCTGGCACCGCGATTCGGGGCGCTGCCCCTGCGGAACATCCGCCCCCGTGACCTGGAATCCCTGCGCCAGGCCATGCGGGAAGCTGGAAAGAGTCCTCGCACCATCCAACACGTCTTTGCCACATTCCGCGCCGTGTGGGTTCACGGCAAGCGGTGGGGGCTTCTGGACGGGGAGCCGCCCACTAAAGGCGTGGAGCTTGGCCGGATCGACAACGGGCGGCATCGTTTCCTGTCGCCTGCTCAGCTTCAAGCCCTTCTTGCTGAGGTGGCGCGCCGCGACCCGAACGCCTGGGAATTTGTCCTGGCCGCCGCCCACACCGGGGCGCGCCTGGCGGAACTGGCCGCCCTGGCCTGGGGGTGCGTCGACCTTGACGAACGCACGTTGACCCTGGTGCACACCAAAACCGGCAAACCCCGGGCCTTCCCCATGACGCCGCAACTGGCCGCCGTGCTCGAAAAAAAACCGCGTGGGGAACCCGGCGAACTCGTATTCACGAACTCCGAAGGCGGCAGGTGGAAACTCATGCCCACGAACTTTCGTAAGGCCCTGGTTGCGCTTGGCTTTAACGACGGGCGCGAGGACCGCCGGGAGAGGATCGTCTTTCACAGTTTGCGCCATACCGCCGCAAGCCTCATGCTGGCCGCCGGGGTGGACATACGCACCATCATGGCCCTGTTCGGCTGGTCTACCATGGCGATGCTGACGCGCTACACGCATCCCGGCGACGAAGCCAAGGCCCGCGCCGTGGCCGCACTTGGGGTTGCCGTGGAGGCCAAGCCCGGCAGGGTGACGCCATTTCGGAAAAGGGTTGAAGGATAG
- a CDS encoding GSU2403 family nucleotidyltransferase fold protein yields MSSREIKNEDYFPVLRELFQVMADAGLWDAGLSLVGSWCFKVYQNHCGVEYFPERTLDVDFAIRLPYRGEKINVGGMLKGLGLEEVLNHADGTVFYRSGELSVEFLKDRGGDGRERGGAYEPDLGIAPVAVPYMRILLSNPMEIKARDLGRVVVPSMAAFFLHKLLVASERRREDKRVKDYRQVEAVAKAILAQPAMLDEVKRIADGLHKKWVKKVVTSAGKAGVDLGATNAVLRRAGIVEAG; encoded by the coding sequence ATGTCGAGTCGGGAAATCAAAAACGAGGATTATTTCCCCGTGCTGCGGGAGCTGTTTCAGGTCATGGCCGATGCCGGCCTGTGGGATGCGGGGCTTTCCCTGGTCGGTTCCTGGTGCTTCAAGGTCTATCAGAATCACTGCGGCGTGGAATACTTCCCTGAGCGGACCCTTGATGTGGATTTCGCCATACGGCTTCCCTACCGGGGCGAGAAAATCAATGTGGGCGGCATGCTCAAGGGGCTGGGATTGGAAGAGGTTCTCAACCACGCGGACGGGACGGTCTTCTACCGGAGCGGCGAACTGTCGGTGGAGTTCCTCAAAGACCGGGGGGGCGACGGCCGGGAGCGCGGCGGCGCGTATGAACCCGACCTCGGCATAGCCCCGGTGGCGGTCCCGTATATGCGGATTTTGCTGTCCAATCCCATGGAGATCAAGGCCCGGGACCTCGGCCGGGTGGTTGTGCCGTCCATGGCCGCCTTTTTTCTCCACAAGCTCTTGGTGGCCTCGGAACGCCGCAGGGAGGACAAGCGGGTCAAGGACTACCGGCAGGTGGAGGCCGTGGCCAAGGCCATCCTGGCGCAACCCGCCATGCTCGACGAGGTGAAGCGCATTGCCGACGGACTGCACAAGAAATGGGTGAAAAAGGTGGTGACCTCGGCCGGCAAAGCCGGTGTGGACCTCGGCGCTACGAATGCCGTCTTGCGCCGGGCGGGGATCGTCGAGGCCGGGTAG
- a CDS encoding helix-turn-helix domain-containing protein, with protein sequence MRALTKKPPTDAVELCFTGPAAKRQEAVDLLRGLGFEAREAPSRPWREVLPFQDAELPGVFLAGARYREDMTQAALAQATGIPRRHISEMENGKRPIGRKNARLLAEALNIDPRRLLAV encoded by the coding sequence ATGCGGGCACTCACGAAAAAGCCCCCTACTGACGCCGTGGAGCTTTGCTTTACCGGTCCGGCGGCCAAGCGCCAGGAGGCCGTGGACCTTTTGCGCGGCCTTGGCTTCGAGGCCCGGGAAGCACCGTCCAGGCCGTGGCGGGAGGTGCTGCCCTTTCAGGATGCGGAATTGCCCGGCGTCTTCCTGGCCGGGGCGCGGTACCGCGAGGACATGACCCAGGCCGCCCTTGCCCAGGCAACCGGCATCCCGCGCCGCCACATTTCCGAAATGGAGAACGGCAAGCGCCCCATTGGCAGGAAGAACGCCCGCCTGCTGGCCGAGGCCCTGAACATCGACCCCCGGCGCTTGCTGGCCGTGTAG
- a CDS encoding cytotoxic translational repressor of toxin-antitoxin stability system, translated as MDWTVTIAAKAEKRVTRLPVQVQKALALLIADIEAGGPVRGDWPNSSRPPGNRHHCHLKKGRPTYVAVWEDVAGKIKVIEVVYAGTHEKAPY; from the coding sequence ATGGACTGGACAGTCACCATCGCGGCCAAGGCCGAAAAGCGGGTCACTCGCCTGCCGGTCCAGGTGCAAAAAGCCCTGGCCCTTTTGATTGCGGACATCGAGGCGGGCGGCCCGGTGCGCGGGGACTGGCCGAACTCTTCCAGGCCGCCCGGCAACCGGCACCATTGCCACCTGAAGAAAGGCCGCCCCACATATGTGGCCGTGTGGGAAGACGTGGCCGGAAAAATCAAGGTCATCGAGGTGGTCTATGCGGGCACTCACGAAAAAGCCCCCTACTGA
- a CDS encoding BMP family lipoprotein — protein sequence MRTVLLALLFVLGMSSPTLAEKPLVGFITGSPGLGDQSFNDMAHAGVLKAQREFGFNLVILEPTAEAEATEKDVLDVIGKTDVTILLGAQHTEVARKAALQYPKKKCILLDAAIEDIPNVSSVMFGQHEGSFLAGALAAYVSASGKIGFVGGAKIPEVRAFEQGYREGAAYANPRTEILVDYTSPAGDYSGFSNPDKGFQLATGQFEKGADIIFAVAGGTGNGVIEAARRSGRLAIGVDADQDALAKGSVLTSMMKRLDVAAYNELKSVMENRFTPGTRVYGLKNGGVGLSEMRYTRDKVSDAVMKKIDEIGKKIIAGEITVTDILSAK from the coding sequence ATGCGCACTGTTCTTCTGGCCCTCCTGTTCGTGTTGGGCATGTCCTCCCCGACGCTTGCCGAAAAACCACTCGTCGGATTCATAACCGGTTCCCCGGGGCTCGGGGACCAGTCCTTCAACGACATGGCCCACGCCGGCGTTCTCAAGGCGCAACGGGAATTCGGGTTCAACCTGGTGATCCTCGAACCCACGGCGGAGGCGGAGGCCACGGAAAAGGATGTGCTGGACGTCATCGGCAAGACCGACGTGACCATCCTGCTCGGCGCGCAGCACACGGAGGTGGCCAGGAAGGCGGCCCTCCAATATCCAAAAAAGAAATGCATCCTCCTGGACGCGGCCATCGAGGATATCCCCAACGTGTCCTCGGTCATGTTCGGCCAACACGAAGGATCCTTCCTTGCCGGGGCCTTGGCCGCCTACGTCAGCGCCTCGGGAAAGATCGGCTTCGTGGGCGGCGCAAAAATCCCGGAGGTGAGGGCCTTTGAGCAGGGCTACCGGGAGGGCGCGGCCTACGCCAATCCCAGGACCGAAATCCTCGTGGACTACACCTCGCCCGCGGGCGACTATTCCGGCTTCAGCAACCCGGACAAAGGCTTCCAGTTGGCCACGGGCCAGTTCGAGAAGGGCGCGGACATCATCTTCGCTGTGGCCGGAGGCACCGGCAACGGCGTGATCGAGGCGGCGCGCCGGTCCGGGAGGCTGGCCATCGGCGTGGATGCGGACCAGGACGCCCTGGCCAAGGGGAGCGTCCTGACAAGTATGATGAAGCGGCTGGACGTGGCGGCGTACAACGAACTCAAAAGCGTCATGGAAAACCGCTTCACCCCCGGGACAAGGGTGTACGGGCTCAAAAACGGGGGGGTCGGATTGAGCGAAATGCGGTATACCCGGGACAAGGTATCCGATGCGGTCATGAAAAAAATCGATGAGATCGGGAAAAAAATCATTGCCGGAGAGATCACGGTCACGGACATCCTGTCGGCCAAATAA
- a CDS encoding glycosyltransferase, whose translation MRFSHFLITRFNVNIEPTDFLPRLGNAWLSLRFDLFQKFCFPSVSGQSRQQFSWLVLFDRQTPKRFAALIRSYERYPNFIPVVCGEYESILPRVIETMRRISPDAEWLLTTRLDNDDALARNFMHTVQEAARDILAQHQFPGNRCYMNLPNGLQYHKRALYAFTDPTNAFVSLLEPAASPKTVFWVDHPAIHTKAPVFQIEAPPLWLQTVHGTNVYNYPRGSRLNDDGVLRDFDLNP comes from the coding sequence ATGCGGTTTTCCCACTTCCTCATCACCCGCTTCAACGTCAACATAGAACCCACGGATTTTTTGCCCCGCCTGGGCAATGCCTGGTTGTCGCTACGTTTTGACCTGTTTCAAAAATTCTGCTTTCCCTCCGTGTCCGGGCAAAGCCGCCAACAGTTTTCGTGGCTGGTCCTCTTCGACAGGCAGACCCCGAAACGCTTCGCCGCATTGATCAGGAGCTACGAGCGGTACCCCAATTTCATTCCGGTAGTGTGCGGCGAATATGAATCCATCCTCCCCCGGGTCATCGAGACCATGCGGCGAATTTCCCCCGACGCCGAATGGCTGTTGACCACACGCCTGGACAACGACGACGCCCTGGCCAGAAACTTCATGCATACGGTCCAGGAGGCGGCGCGGGATATTCTGGCGCAACACCAATTCCCCGGGAACCGCTGCTATATGAATCTTCCGAACGGTCTCCAGTACCATAAGAGGGCGCTCTATGCCTTCACGGACCCGACCAACGCCTTCGTGAGCCTTCTGGAGCCGGCCGCATCCCCGAAGACCGTGTTCTGGGTCGACCATCCGGCAATCCACACCAAGGCCCCGGTCTTTCAGATCGAGGCCCCTCCCTTGTGGCTGCAGACCGTGCACGGGACGAACGTCTACAACTATCCGCGCGGATCGCGGCTGAATGACGACGGCGTCCTGCGGGACTTCGATCTGAATCCGTAG